In Flavobacterium sp. WV_118_3, one DNA window encodes the following:
- a CDS encoding RNA-binding protein produces the protein MNIFVGNLNFKTSEAQLLNLFAVFGKVTSVKIITDKFSGHSRGFAFVEMATLEEAENAITNLNNSELDSRMMVVKEALPQENNNPFKKKYN, from the coding sequence ATGAATATTTTTGTTGGCAACCTTAATTTTAAAACCTCAGAAGCACAATTGTTAAACCTATTTGCGGTGTTTGGAAAAGTAACTTCAGTTAAAATTATTACTGACAAGTTCTCCGGACACTCTAGGGGATTTGCTTTTGTAGAAATGGCAACATTAGAAGAAGCCGAGAACGCCATAACCAATTTGAACAATTCCGAGCTGGATTCCCGTATGATGGTCGTTAAAGAAGCGCTTCCTCAGGAAAACAACAATCCTTTTAAGAAAAAATACAATTAG
- a CDS encoding DEAD/DEAH box helicase — protein sequence MNFKNLNIIPPIIEAINQAGYKEATEIQHQAIPPILNGKDVIGCAQTGTGKTASFAIPVLQLLHQNPTAKKGIRTLVLAPTRELAIQIDENFKMYSQKLASNHLVIFGGVSQEHQIKALKKNIEILIATPGRLLDLMASGHVNLSAIEILVLDEADRMLDMGFVKDVKKIVAKLPSKRQTLFFSATMPPEIRKLAHTMVYNPIEINVTPVSSTAQTVKQSVYFVDKNEKFDLLMNILDDSSIERSLVFARTKYGADKLAKRLAKTGIYAAAIHGNKSQNARQKALNDFKNNRIRVLIATDIAARGIDIDELPHVVNYELPNVPETYVHRIGRTGRAGMKGIAISFCDDEEKKELKSIQKLIGPSIMVLHPKKSYSIPV from the coding sequence ATGAACTTTAAAAACTTAAATATAATACCGCCTATTATAGAAGCTATAAATCAGGCCGGTTATAAAGAAGCAACTGAAATTCAGCATCAAGCGATTCCTCCAATTTTAAATGGTAAGGACGTAATCGGTTGTGCGCAAACGGGAACCGGAAAAACGGCCTCATTTGCGATACCTGTTTTGCAATTATTACACCAGAATCCTACTGCTAAAAAAGGTATCCGAACTTTAGTATTGGCTCCCACAAGAGAATTGGCAATACAAATTGATGAAAATTTCAAAATGTATAGCCAAAAACTCGCATCAAATCATTTGGTAATTTTTGGAGGTGTATCGCAAGAGCACCAAATAAAGGCTCTTAAAAAAAACATCGAGATTCTGATTGCCACCCCGGGTAGATTATTAGACCTTATGGCAAGTGGCCATGTCAACCTATCCGCTATCGAAATACTGGTATTGGATGAAGCCGATCGCATGTTAGATATGGGATTTGTAAAGGATGTCAAAAAAATAGTGGCAAAGCTTCCCTCAAAAAGACAAACCCTGTTTTTTTCGGCAACAATGCCTCCTGAAATACGGAAACTGGCACATACTATGGTATACAACCCTATAGAAATCAATGTGACTCCTGTTTCATCTACCGCACAAACTGTAAAACAGTCGGTGTATTTTGTAGATAAAAATGAAAAGTTTGACTTACTTATGAATATTCTGGATGATTCTTCGATCGAAAGATCCTTGGTTTTCGCCCGTACAAAATATGGAGCCGACAAGTTAGCGAAAAGGCTGGCTAAAACAGGAATCTATGCCGCCGCAATACATGGCAATAAGTCCCAAAATGCCCGACAAAAAGCATTAAATGATTTTAAAAACAATCGTATTCGCGTTTTAATTGCAACCGACATTGCAGCAAGAGGAATTGACATAGATGAATTACCACATGTTGTCAATTACGAATTGCCCAATGTACCGGAAACTTACGTTCACCGAATCGGAAGAACAGGACGTGCCGGAATGAAAGGTATTGCTATTTCATTTTGTGATGATGAAGAGAAAAAAGAATTGAAAAGCATTCAGAAACTAATTGGTCCTAGCATAATGGTCCTACATCCCAAAAAAAGCTACTCCATTCCCGTTTAA
- a CDS encoding cold shock domain-containing protein: protein MADSFSKKENNKKKQKKQQDKTSRREERKTNNNKGKSLDDMIIYIDVNGNFTSLPPHLQNKEEDFAKAKRAKKAQADMLDSDFSGIVSYMSEKGYGFITEDNTSENVFFHYGQLNEPVSKGDLVHFKKEQTPKGYQATTIKKK, encoded by the coding sequence ATGGCAGATTCGTTTTCAAAAAAAGAGAACAATAAAAAGAAGCAAAAAAAGCAACAAGATAAAACATCCCGCAGGGAAGAACGGAAAACAAACAACAATAAAGGAAAAAGCCTTGACGATATGATCATTTATATCGATGTCAATGGAAACTTTACCTCATTACCTCCTCATCTTCAGAATAAGGAAGAGGACTTTGCAAAAGCAAAACGGGCTAAAAAGGCTCAGGCAGATATGCTCGACTCTGATTTTTCAGGTATAGTGTCTTATATGAGTGAGAAAGGATATGGGTTTATCACGGAAGATAACACCAGCGAAAACGTGTTTTTTCACTACGGCCAATTAAACGAGCCTGTCAGTAAGGGCGATTTGGTTCACTTTAAAAAGGAGCAAACACCAAAAGGATATCAGGCCACAACTATTAAAAAAAAGTAA
- a CDS encoding cold shock domain-containing protein, whose amino-acid sequence MQEGTVKFFNESKGFGFIFQESNNSDIFVHSTGLLDNIKENDKVVFDIEKGRKGLTAINVKRK is encoded by the coding sequence ATGCAAGAAGGCACCGTAAAATTTTTCAATGAATCCAAAGGTTTTGGATTTATTTTTCAGGAAAGTAATAATTCAGATATTTTCGTCCACAGTACCGGACTATTAGATAATATTAAAGAAAATGACAAAGTTGTATTTGACATTGAAAAAGGTAGAAAAGGACTAACGGCAATCAACGTCAAAAGAAAATAA